In Agrobacterium vitis, one genomic interval encodes:
- a CDS encoding ABC transporter ATP-binding protein — translation MTELSMAPDLLMDVADLKKHFPIHSGFLGRQTGAVRAVENVSFQLRRGETLGLVGESGSGKSTVARLLLRAFPVTEGRVTFRRRNSSLIDIAKAGNAEMRELRDEVQMIFQDPYSSLNPRLRLLEIIGEPLINKKVAKSEIEDRVAELLKLVGLRPEFMSRYPHAFSGGQRQRIGIARALAVNPSFIAADEAVSALDVSVAAQVVNLMQDLQEQFGLTYLFITHDLSMVEHIANRVGVMYLGRLVEIADTASLFDRPRHPYTEALLSSVPQPDPRANAAKKRIILKGEIPNAAKPPSGCVFHPRCPYATDICRQVEPQLEALAGSDNAVRCHRAAELDLAGVR, via the coding sequence ATGACGGAGCTATCCATGGCACCTGACCTCCTGATGGATGTCGCCGATCTGAAGAAACATTTCCCGATCCATTCCGGCTTTCTCGGACGACAGACCGGCGCCGTGCGTGCGGTGGAGAATGTCAGTTTTCAATTGCGCAGAGGGGAGACCCTGGGACTGGTCGGCGAAAGCGGCTCGGGCAAATCCACTGTCGCCCGGCTGCTGCTGCGGGCTTTTCCGGTCACGGAGGGTCGGGTGACATTCCGTCGCCGCAATAGTTCGCTGATCGATATCGCCAAGGCGGGTAATGCCGAGATGCGCGAGCTGCGTGACGAGGTCCAGATGATCTTTCAGGACCCGTATTCATCGCTCAATCCGCGCCTGCGGCTGCTGGAAATTATCGGTGAGCCGCTGATCAACAAGAAGGTGGCGAAATCGGAAATCGAGGACCGGGTGGCAGAGTTATTAAAGCTCGTTGGTCTTCGCCCCGAATTCATGAGCCGTTATCCGCATGCCTTTTCCGGCGGTCAGCGCCAGCGTATCGGCATTGCCCGGGCGCTTGCCGTCAATCCCAGTTTCATCGCCGCCGACGAAGCAGTTTCGGCGCTGGATGTTTCGGTCGCGGCCCAAGTCGTCAACCTGATGCAGGATTTGCAGGAACAGTTCGGCCTGACCTATCTGTTCATCACCCATGACCTGTCGATGGTCGAGCATATCGCCAACCGCGTCGGCGTCATGTATCTGGGCAGGCTGGTGGAAATTGCCGATACGGCAAGCCTGTTTGACAGGCCGCGCCATCCCTATACTGAGGCCTTGCTGTCGTCTGTGCCGCAGCCCGATCCCCGCGCCAATGCCGCCAAGAAGCGGATCATCCTCAAGGGTGAAATCCCCAATGCCGCCAAGCCGCCCTCCGGCTGTGTTTTTCATCCCCGCTGTCCCTATGCCACCGACATTTGCCGCCAGGTGGAGCCGCAGCTGGAGGCGCTAGCTGGCAGCGATAATGCCGTGCGTTGCCATCGTGCCGCGGAACTGGATCTGGCGGGTGTTCGCTGA
- a CDS encoding arginase family protein yields the protein MQLLLLHLDDALELQPEFMRTCKMAGAHELKEQQSGRAVRLWGRQAALDTLWRKISQAGRQGSAEPRLCFMGSGDFHHVTSLLIDQALERRSERVTVIHIDNHPDWVHFDGGMHCGSWVNRTLANPQVDKVITIGVCSNDLETPERKGANLDLLTSGRLELYPYMHPPSRVKASYGSGQSYRQHARDLYWQTIAEIGEMNFIDRLLASIQTDCVYITLDKDVLVQGDAVTNWDQGQMQMPYVLSIISAIGERHRIIGADVTGDYSRPDYSGTLWTRMLKKGEILIDQPRHTCPSPQICTINSAANLALLDIFGEQM from the coding sequence GTGCAACTCCTGCTTCTTCATCTCGATGACGCGCTGGAGTTGCAGCCCGAGTTCATGCGCACCTGCAAAATGGCAGGCGCGCATGAACTCAAAGAACAGCAAAGCGGCAGGGCTGTGCGTCTTTGGGGGCGGCAAGCCGCGCTCGATACGCTGTGGCGGAAGATCAGCCAAGCGGGACGGCAGGGGTCTGCCGAACCGCGCCTCTGCTTCATGGGGTCGGGCGATTTTCATCATGTCACATCACTGCTGATTGACCAGGCCCTGGAACGCCGCAGCGAGCGCGTGACCGTCATTCACATCGATAATCATCCCGACTGGGTGCATTTCGATGGCGGCATGCATTGTGGTTCCTGGGTAAATCGCACCCTTGCCAATCCGCAGGTCGATAAAGTCATCACCATCGGCGTTTGTAGCAATGATCTGGAGACGCCTGAGCGCAAGGGCGCAAATCTCGACCTGCTGACCAGCGGACGGCTGGAGCTTTATCCCTATATGCATCCGCCTAGCCGGGTGAAGGCCAGTTACGGTTCCGGGCAATCCTACAGGCAGCATGCCCGTGATCTCTATTGGCAGACCATCGCCGAGATCGGCGAGATGAATTTCATCGACCGGCTGCTGGCCAGTATTCAGACCGACTGTGTCTACATCACTCTGGACAAGGATGTTCTGGTTCAGGGCGATGCGGTGACCAATTGGGACCAGGGGCAAATGCAGATGCCCTATGTCCTGTCGATCATCAGCGCGATTGGTGAGCGCCATCGGATTATCGGCGCCGATGTAACGGGGGATTATTCCCGTCCCGATTATAGCGGCACTCTCTGGACCCGGATGTTGAAAAAGGGCGAGATCCTGATCGATCAACCCCGCCATACATGTCCCAGCCCGCAGATCTGCACCATCAACAGCGCCGCAAACCTCGCGTTGCTGGATATCTTCGGGGAGCAGATGTGA
- a CDS encoding aspartate aminotransferase family protein, with amino-acid sequence MRATLKIAEPPVVSPSEDELRELENLYCSHGDTVHYTDKPKFFEGCEGSFVYDASQTPFLDLQMWYSAVNFGYRNERLNNAAHRQLDQLPQVASQYLHREKVELAALIARDAEQKFGHKGRVHFNVGGSQAVEDSLKLVRNFTGGKSLMFAFEGGYHGRTLGASAITSSYRYRRRYGHFSDRAQFIEFPYHFRGPKGMSKEEYGEVCVQKFARLFESEYNGVWDPKAGKSEYAAFYVEPIQGTGGYVIPPMNFFTGLKKVLDDHGILLVVDEIQMGVYRTGKLWSIEHFGVSPDVLVFGKAITNGLNPLSGIWAREEMINPTIFPPGSTHSTFASNPMGTAVALETMKMVGEGDFGASVMEKGARFLDGLKVLEKRHAIVGDVDGLGLALRMEVCKEDGFTPDKATLDWMSDEGMKGDMVVDGKTYGLVLDVGGYHKNVITLAPNLMISNSEIDLALTLLDQLLTRAARR; translated from the coding sequence ATGCGTGCAACGCTCAAGATTGCCGAACCACCTGTCGTCTCACCTTCGGAAGACGAATTGAGAGAACTCGAGAACCTCTATTGTTCTCATGGCGACACCGTCCATTATACGGATAAGCCGAAATTCTTCGAAGGCTGCGAAGGCTCCTTCGTCTACGATGCCAGCCAGACGCCGTTTCTCGACCTGCAAATGTGGTATTCCGCCGTCAATTTCGGCTATCGCAACGAGCGGCTGAACAATGCGGCCCATCGTCAGCTCGACCAGCTTCCGCAGGTGGCATCTCAATATCTGCACCGGGAAAAAGTCGAGCTTGCCGCGCTGATTGCCCGCGATGCCGAGCAGAAGTTTGGCCATAAGGGCCGGGTGCATTTCAATGTCGGCGGCTCACAGGCTGTCGAGGATTCGCTGAAGCTGGTGCGCAATTTCACCGGTGGCAAAAGCCTGATGTTCGCCTTTGAGGGCGGCTATCATGGCCGCACGCTCGGCGCGAGCGCGATTACCTCAAGCTATCGCTACCGCCGCCGCTACGGCCATTTCAGCGACCGCGCCCAGTTCATCGAGTTTCCCTATCATTTCCGCGGCCCAAAGGGCATGTCGAAGGAAGAATATGGTGAGGTCTGCGTACAGAAATTCGCCCGCCTGTTCGAAAGCGAATATAACGGCGTCTGGGACCCCAAGGCCGGTAAATCCGAATATGCCGCTTTCTATGTCGAGCCGATCCAGGGTACCGGTGGCTATGTCATTCCGCCGATGAATTTCTTCACCGGATTGAAGAAAGTGCTTGATGACCACGGCATCCTGCTGGTCGTCGATGAAATCCAGATGGGCGTCTATCGCACTGGCAAGCTGTGGTCGATCGAGCATTTCGGCGTGTCGCCTGATGTTCTGGTATTCGGTAAGGCCATTACCAATGGTCTCAATCCGCTGTCCGGCATCTGGGCGCGCGAGGAAATGATCAATCCGACGATTTTCCCGCCCGGCTCGACCCATTCGACCTTCGCCAGCAATCCGATGGGCACCGCCGTTGCGCTGGAAACCATGAAAATGGTCGGCGAGGGTGATTTTGGCGCCAGCGTCATGGAAAAAGGCGCCCGCTTCCTCGATGGCCTGAAGGTTCTCGAAAAGCGTCACGCCATCGTCGGAGACGTCGATGGTCTCGGCCTCGCCCTGCGGATGGAAGTCTGCAAGGAGGACGGGTTTACCCCCGACAAGGCAACGCTCGACTGGATGTCGGACGAGGGCATGAAGGGTGATATGGTTGTCGATGGCAAGACCTATGGTCTGGTGCTCGATGTCGGCGGCTACCATAAGAACGTCATTACGCTCGCTCCCAACCTGATGATCAGCAACAGCGAAATCGATCTGGCCCTCACCCTGCTCGATCAGCTGTTGACCCGCGCTGCACGGAGATAG
- a CDS encoding MtnX-like HAD-IB family phosphatase has protein sequence MQAFCDFDGTISKQDVTDLVLERFALPEWTDIEQQWEAGEINSAECMRAQIRLLQAYRHEIDRFLGDVEIDAGFPEFRRFCLQNHIRLTIVSDGVDYFIRRVLSHHGINDIEVVANRMLEPSCGNPTVFDLDHPFASQNCVTGSGVCKCNVIRSGDADHIYIGDGRSDFCVSSHAAKLIFAKYKLAVHCQENRIPFIAYRDFTDITAALKTLKTKSLAIGAGAAVTTVPASKIA, from the coding sequence ATGCAAGCTTTCTGCGATTTTGACGGCACGATATCGAAACAGGACGTCACTGACCTCGTCCTGGAGCGGTTCGCCCTGCCTGAATGGACCGATATCGAACAACAATGGGAAGCGGGAGAGATCAATTCCGCTGAATGCATGCGGGCTCAGATCCGTCTGTTGCAAGCCTATCGCCATGAGATTGATCGGTTTCTCGGCGACGTCGAAATCGACGCTGGCTTTCCCGAATTCCGCCGGTTCTGCCTCCAGAACCATATTCGTTTGACCATTGTCAGCGACGGTGTCGATTATTTCATTCGCCGTGTTCTCAGCCATCACGGCATCAACGATATCGAAGTGGTTGCCAACCGCATGCTGGAACCCTCCTGCGGCAACCCGACGGTTTTCGACCTCGACCATCCCTTTGCCAGCCAAAACTGCGTCACCGGATCGGGTGTCTGCAAATGCAACGTCATCCGCTCCGGCGATGCGGATCACATCTATATCGGCGATGGCCGCTCGGATTTCTGCGTCTCCAGCCATGCCGCCAAGCTGATCTTCGCCAAATACAAACTGGCGGTCCATTGCCAGGAAAACCGGATCCCCTTCATCGCCTACCGCGATTTCACCGATATCACAGCCGCACTCAAGACCTTGAAGACCAAGTCCCTGGCGATTGGGGCTGGTGCTGCTGTGACCACTGTTCCTGCATCAAAAATAGCTTAG
- a CDS encoding ABC transporter permease, with the protein MTSYILNRFAWAIPMLFLVSIAAFTVIQLPPGDYATALVAEMRANGDTPPDGTEERLRHQLGLDRPMYEQYSQWIGNIVLHGDFGTSLTYNQPVSNLIWGRLALTLAISFSSLLLTWVIAIPIGVYAAARQYSFLDYFFTVFGFLGRGFPEFLSALILMWLAYSWMGMNVGGLFSPQMQDAPWSLAKVIDMLGHLWIPLLVLSTSGAAGLIRIVRANMLDELNKPYVETAMAQGLTEWSVIWRYPVRVALNPFISTIGWALPALISGDVITSVVLNLPTTGPLLLRALQSQDMYLSGSFILILGVFTILGTIVSDILLAISDPRIRYR; encoded by the coding sequence ATGACATCCTATATCCTGAACCGGTTTGCCTGGGCCATTCCCATGCTGTTCCTGGTTTCCATCGCCGCCTTCACGGTCATCCAGCTGCCTCCGGGTGATTACGCCACAGCGCTTGTCGCGGAAATGCGGGCGAATGGCGACACCCCGCCTGACGGCACCGAGGAACGGTTGCGCCATCAACTCGGACTGGATCGTCCGATGTATGAGCAATATTCGCAGTGGATCGGCAATATCGTTCTGCACGGCGATTTCGGCACCTCCTTGACCTACAATCAGCCGGTCTCAAACCTGATTTGGGGCCGGTTGGCCTTGACGCTGGCAATCTCCTTTTCATCGCTGTTGCTGACCTGGGTGATCGCCATCCCGATTGGTGTCTATGCGGCTGCACGCCAATACTCGTTCCTTGACTATTTCTTCACCGTTTTCGGCTTTCTCGGCCGAGGCTTTCCGGAATTCCTCTCGGCCCTGATCCTGATGTGGTTGGCCTATTCCTGGATGGGCATGAATGTCGGCGGGTTGTTTTCGCCACAGATGCAGGATGCGCCCTGGAGCCTTGCCAAGGTCATCGACATGCTTGGCCATCTGTGGATTCCGCTGCTGGTGCTTTCGACCAGCGGTGCGGCTGGCCTGATCCGCATTGTGCGCGCCAATATGCTGGACGAACTGAACAAGCCCTATGTCGAAACCGCGATGGCGCAGGGCCTGACGGAATGGAGCGTTATCTGGCGCTATCCGGTGCGGGTGGCGCTCAATCCGTTCATTTCCACAATCGGCTGGGCGCTGCCTGCGCTGATTTCCGGGGATGTCATCACATCCGTGGTCCTGAACCTGCCGACCACCGGACCGCTGCTGCTGCGCGCGCTGCAAAGCCAGGATATGTATCTGTCGGGAAGCTTCATCCTCATTCTCGGCGTCTTCACGATCCTCGGCACCATTGTGTCCGATATCCTGCTGGCGATCTCCGATCCGCGCATCCGCTACCGATAG
- a CDS encoding ABC transporter permease, whose product MTNVTLNDMDEARPEAGRAEKLYQASPRQLMWWRFKRHKVAMVSGIILILAYLVTGLAEFTAPYDAFQGNARTTLLPPQALHLFDEEGNFHGPFVYATTRTRDPVTLKPMYKPDTSKIVPIRFFVRGQTYRFWGLIEGNLRLFGAAGQDKINLLGTDTLGRDVLSRLIYGGRISLSVGLIGVAVSFVLGLTLGSISGYFGGITDNIVQRSMEFLRCIPTIPLWMGLAAALPITWDPLFVYFLVTLLLSLIGWTYVARTVRGRFLSVKNEDFVLAARFCGTSEAKIITRHMLPSMTSYIIAALTLSVPDMILGETALSFLGLGLRPPVVSWGVLLQEAQNLRTISQAPWLLAPGAAIVIVVLAFNFLGDGLRDAADPYSK is encoded by the coding sequence ATGACCAATGTAACGCTCAACGACATGGATGAGGCCCGACCCGAGGCGGGGCGCGCGGAAAAACTCTACCAGGCCAGCCCCCGGCAATTGATGTGGTGGCGCTTCAAGCGCCATAAAGTGGCGATGGTTTCGGGGATTATCCTCATCCTGGCCTATCTGGTCACCGGACTAGCCGAATTCACGGCGCCCTATGATGCATTCCAGGGCAATGCCCGTACGACATTGCTGCCGCCCCAGGCACTGCATCTGTTTGACGAGGAAGGAAATTTCCACGGTCCCTTCGTCTATGCGACGACCCGCACCCGCGATCCCGTAACCTTGAAGCCGATGTACAAGCCGGATACGTCGAAGATCGTGCCAATCCGATTTTTCGTCCGGGGACAGACCTATCGATTCTGGGGCCTGATCGAGGGGAACCTGCGTCTGTTTGGTGCTGCGGGGCAGGACAAGATCAACCTGCTCGGCACCGATACGCTGGGACGCGATGTGCTGTCGCGGCTGATCTATGGCGGGCGCATTTCGCTATCGGTCGGGTTGATTGGCGTTGCCGTCAGCTTCGTTCTCGGGCTGACATTGGGGTCGATTTCGGGCTATTTCGGCGGGATCACCGACAATATCGTCCAGCGGAGCATGGAGTTTCTGCGCTGTATTCCGACCATCCCGCTGTGGATGGGGCTTGCCGCAGCTCTGCCGATCACCTGGGACCCGCTGTTTGTCTATTTCCTCGTGACACTGCTGTTGTCGCTGATCGGCTGGACTTATGTGGCCCGCACCGTACGGGGCCGGTTCCTGTCGGTAAAGAACGAGGATTTCGTGCTGGCCGCCCGGTTTTGCGGGACATCTGAAGCGAAGATCATCACCCGGCACATGCTGCCTTCGATGACCAGCTATATCATCGCCGCGCTGACCCTTTCCGTGCCGGACATGATCCTTGGGGAGACGGCATTGAGCTTTCTTGGCCTTGGCCTGCGTCCGCCGGTGGTCAGCTGGGGTGTGCTGCTGCAAGAGGCGCAAAACCTGCGGACAATCTCGCAGGCACCCTGGTTGCTGGCACCGGGGGCGGCCATCGTCATTGTCGTCCTAGCCTTCAATTTCCTTGGTGACGGCCTGCGCGACGCAGCCGATCCCTATAGCAAATGA
- a CDS encoding sensor histidine kinase, giving the protein MTLSQRLFLRILPTLIITIALVGAFAYRSADREIENIYDAELINDANTLWVLLNHPLAKNEDKPIVQIPDLDFNMDDQLSLNEDADDYADAHAFRAWRNGHLVMVSSNSFPESVPEFKRGFSNFKLNGEAWRVYTLPIPNSPVTIEVAEKMALRDGLVANIILNLSFPLMILVPAIAIVVWFVIHNGLNHIRVLVRQIRSRTPDDLSAISTDGLPRDLIPLVGSLNQFMEKLRISLTLERRFADLAAHQLRTPQAGIKLLLQLIERSDSEEERQALMKDLTASNERAMHLIEQMLNLARVSHQPLNLQQTNLFDLVAKALADFGPIFNDRRLQVELSGDEEALVATDSTLLRMMIDNVVDNAIKYSPDAGAIEVMITSKEDCWCVSVNDSGPGIPVQHRDKVFQQFYRLPTTEREGTGLGLAIAAAIAGRLSVDIELGVPDWGYGLRMDLLVPAGTLTAA; this is encoded by the coding sequence GTGACACTCAGTCAAAGACTGTTCCTGAGAATTCTGCCGACACTGATCATTACAATTGCGCTGGTCGGCGCCTTTGCATATCGAAGCGCCGACCGCGAGATCGAAAATATCTATGATGCGGAGTTGATCAACGACGCCAACACGCTTTGGGTCCTGCTTAACCATCCGCTGGCCAAGAATGAGGACAAGCCGATCGTCCAGATCCCAGATCTGGATTTCAACATGGACGACCAGCTGTCCCTGAACGAGGATGCGGACGACTACGCCGATGCTCACGCCTTTCGGGCTTGGAGAAATGGGCATCTGGTCATGGTCAGCAGCAATTCCTTTCCCGAGTCCGTCCCGGAATTCAAACGCGGCTTTTCCAATTTCAAGCTAAACGGTGAGGCTTGGCGGGTTTATACATTGCCCATTCCCAATTCTCCCGTGACCATTGAAGTTGCCGAGAAAATGGCACTGCGCGACGGGTTGGTCGCCAATATCATTCTCAATCTGTCCTTTCCATTGATGATCCTGGTTCCGGCCATCGCCATTGTTGTGTGGTTCGTCATTCATAACGGCCTCAATCATATCCGGGTGCTTGTCCGTCAGATCAGGTCGCGTACGCCGGACGATCTTTCGGCAATTTCCACCGATGGTTTGCCGCGCGACCTCATTCCTCTGGTCGGCTCGCTCAATCAGTTCATGGAAAAGCTGCGCATATCCCTGACGCTCGAGCGCCGCTTTGCCGATCTCGCCGCTCATCAATTGCGTACGCCGCAGGCTGGCATAAAACTGCTGCTGCAATTGATCGAACGGTCCGATTCAGAAGAAGAGCGACAGGCGTTGATGAAGGATCTGACCGCCAGCAATGAGCGAGCCATGCATCTGATCGAGCAGATGCTCAATCTGGCCCGCGTTAGCCACCAGCCTCTGAACCTGCAACAGACCAATCTCTTCGATCTGGTTGCCAAGGCGCTGGCGGATTTCGGACCAATCTTCAACGACAGACGTTTGCAGGTAGAGCTTTCTGGCGATGAAGAGGCATTGGTGGCGACTGACAGCACCTTGTTGCGAATGATGATCGACAATGTCGTTGACAATGCCATCAAATATTCGCCGGATGCCGGTGCAATCGAGGTTATGATTACGTCCAAAGAGGACTGCTGGTGCGTTTCAGTCAATGACAGCGGACCGGGCATTCCTGTTCAGCATCGCGACAAGGTTTTCCAGCAATTCTACCGGTTGCCGACAACAGAGCGTGAGGGGACCGGGCTTGGCCTTGCCATTGCTGCGGCAATTGCGGGCCGCCTTTCGGTTGATATCGAATTGGGTGTGCCGGACTGGGGCTATGGCTTGCGCATGGACCTGCTTGTGCCAGCGGGGACGCTCACTGCGGCTTGA
- a CDS encoding response regulator transcription factor, with protein MRILVVEDDVILGSSLKKAFEKHAYGVDLMRDGETGLLAIQDNDYAVVILDVNLPKASGFEVVRTLRASGNKVPVLLLTALDSIRSRVEGLDEGADDYLVKPFDLDELLARVRALARRYEGRTETLIRCGNVELDPSAMIARQNGTPLHVAGKEFHLLKLLMERAGRYVTKSDIEYALYDISAMVESNTIEVTIYSLRKKLGADFIKSIRGVGYMVER; from the coding sequence TTGCGGATTCTGGTGGTCGAAGACGACGTCATTCTGGGCTCTTCCCTGAAGAAGGCCTTTGAGAAACACGCCTATGGCGTGGACCTGATGCGGGATGGCGAAACCGGGCTGCTGGCCATTCAGGATAATGACTATGCCGTTGTTATTCTGGATGTAAACCTGCCGAAGGCCAGCGGTTTCGAGGTGGTTCGAACCTTGCGTGCCAGCGGCAACAAGGTTCCTGTTCTGCTGCTGACGGCGCTCGACAGTATCCGCTCGCGGGTCGAGGGGCTGGATGAAGGGGCCGACGATTATCTGGTCAAGCCTTTCGATCTGGACGAGCTTCTGGCCCGTGTTCGAGCGCTTGCCCGCCGGTATGAAGGGCGCACCGAGACCTTGATCCGTTGCGGCAATGTCGAGCTTGACCCATCCGCGATGATCGCCCGCCAGAATGGCACGCCCCTGCATGTGGCTGGCAAGGAGTTCCATCTGCTCAAGCTGCTGATGGAGCGTGCTGGGCGCTACGTCACCAAAAGCGATATCGAATACGCTCTTTACGATATTTCGGCCATGGTTGAGAGCAATACGATAGAAGTGACGATCTACAGTCTGCGCAAAAAATTGGGCGCCGATTTCATCAAATCCATCAGAGGCGTCGGCTATATGGTCGAGCGGTGA
- a CDS encoding ABC transporter ATP-binding protein, which translates to MPAENEKPVIEIDNLKVHFQVREGVVRAVDGVSLKLMPGEVLGIVGESGSGKSITVRAIMQLLPKVGKISDGQILFNGVPGKTTDIAKLDRNGRDMRALRGGRIGMIFQEPMTALSPVHTIGHQVMTPILLHSQGSKADAEKRAREVLDMVRLPRIDEMMRSYPHQLSGGMRQRAMIAIALACRPQVLIADEPTTALDVTTEAQILDLLKELRAELGMSIIFITHNFGVVADIADRVSVMYLGNVVETGRTEDIFYDPKHPYTRALLNSIPRLGAAKQHRLNTIPGMIPDPFNLPDGCVFHPRCGLARDGDCRRIYPAVTRIDDERMARCHVVAEAMQAGSAAR; encoded by the coding sequence ATGCCCGCAGAGAACGAAAAGCCTGTTATCGAGATCGATAATCTCAAGGTTCATTTTCAGGTTAGAGAAGGCGTGGTCAGGGCAGTCGATGGCGTCAGCTTGAAACTGATGCCGGGCGAAGTGCTTGGCATCGTTGGGGAAAGTGGTTCTGGAAAATCGATTACGGTGCGGGCCATCATGCAATTGCTGCCCAAGGTCGGCAAGATCTCCGATGGCCAGATTCTGTTCAATGGGGTTCCCGGCAAGACGACCGACATCGCCAAGCTGGATCGCAATGGCCGCGACATGCGCGCCCTGCGCGGTGGCCGGATCGGCATGATCTTTCAGGAGCCGATGACGGCATTGTCGCCGGTCCATACCATTGGCCATCAGGTGATGACGCCGATCCTGCTGCACAGCCAAGGCAGCAAGGCGGATGCCGAAAAGCGTGCCAGGGAAGTGCTCGATATGGTTCGGCTGCCGCGCATCGATGAGATGATGCGCAGCTATCCGCACCAGCTTTCCGGTGGCATGCGCCAGCGCGCCATGATCGCCATTGCGCTCGCCTGCCGCCCGCAGGTGCTGATTGCCGACGAGCCGACGACAGCTCTGGACGTCACCACCGAGGCGCAAATCCTTGATTTGCTGAAGGAGTTGAGGGCAGAGCTTGGCATGTCGATCATCTTCATCACCCATAATTTCGGTGTGGTTGCGGATATCGCTGACCGGGTGTCGGTGATGTATCTCGGCAATGTTGTGGAGACGGGCAGGACGGAGGATATTTTCTACGATCCGAAACATCCCTATACGCGGGCATTGCTCAATTCTATTCCAAGGCTTGGGGCCGCAAAACAGCACCGGCTGAACACCATTCCCGGCATGATCCCCGATCCCTTCAACCTGCCCGACGGTTGCGTGTTTCATCCCAGATGCGGGCTTGCCAGGGATGGGGACTGTCGCCGGATATACCCAGCCGTCACCCGGATTGATGACGAGCGGATGGCCCGTTGTCATGTTGTTGCGGAAGCGATGCAAGCAGGGAGTGCCGCGCGATGA